In Paucidesulfovibrio gracilis DSM 16080, the DNA window CCCAGGTGGCGGAACGCATGAACCTGTTGCGCAGCCGCATACCATTGATTTCCAGGGGGTCGAAAGGTGAGATGCCCGTGGTCATGAATCCTCCTTGTGACGGTGAGGGCGGGTGCGGGTCGACAATGAGAGCCGAGCCGTGAGCAAAATGTCCTATGATACGGATAAAATGGAATTATGATCGGACCGGAGCGCGGCAATCCTTGCGGTGCCAATCCCAGGCGGAGCGAATAATGCTTTCCAGGTCGCCGTGGGCGGGCCGCCAGCCCAGCTCCGTGCGGGCACGCTTTGACGAGGCCACCAGCACGGGAGAATCTCCGGGGCGTCGGGCGGCTTCCTGCACCGGAATATCCCGGCCTGTGACCTCGCGGGCCGCGTCCACGACCTCGCGCACGGAATGGCCGTTGCCATTGCCCAGGTTGAAGGCGCGGGTCTCGCCCCGGTCCAGCCAGTCCAGGGCCAGCACATGGGCCTGGGCCAGGTCGTGCACGTGGATGTAATCGCGCACACAGGTACCGTCCGGCGTGGGATAGTCCGTGCCAAAGATGGAAATATGGGACCGCAGGCCCAGGGCCGTGTGCAGGACCAGGGGGATGAGGTGCGTTTCCGGTTCGTGCCGCTCGCCCAGTTCCCCGTCCGGATCGGCTCCGGCCGCGTTGAAATAGCGCAATCGGCAGGAGGCCAGGCCGTGGGCGCGGTGATAATCCGCAAGCATCTGCTCCACCATGGCCTTGGACCGCGCATAGGGCGACAGGGGCCGCATGGGGTGGGCTTCGTCCAGCAGTTCCTGCTCCGGCTCCCCGTAGACCGAGGCCGAGGAGGAAAACACCAGCCCGGGTACCTCGTGTCGCACCATGGCGTCCAGCAGGTTCAGGGTGGCGGCCACGTTGTTGTGGTAATATTTATTCGGGTCCGCCACGGACTCGCCCACCGCAATGAACGAGGCAAAGTGCAGCACCGCGTGGATACGCGGTCCGGCAAAGGCCCGCTCCAGGGCCGAAGGATCCCGGAGATCGCCCTTCACGAAACGGCCCCAGCGCAAAAAATCCGCGTGGCCCGTGACCAACGAATCCAGCACCACGGTCTCCACGCCCCGGGCGTTGAGCATCTTATTGACATGGGAGCCGATATACCCGGCTCCGCCTGTGATGAGTACGGCGCACATAAATGCAGAATACCCCCGGCAGGATGGAACGGCAAGCAATTCTCAAAACCGCGTCGGAGATCAAGCCTCCGTGAGCCGCGAAATAATCACATTGGAAACGGCCATGCCCTCCTTGGTGAGCCGCAAACGGCCGCGATTGATGCGCACGAGCCGGTTTTGCACCAGCGCCTGGATCAGGCGCTCATGCCGCTTCATCAGATCAAACCCGGCCAGCTTGCGATGCCGGGCCAGCTCCAGCCCCTGGGATGTGCGCAGGGAAAGCATGACCAACTCCACCAAACGGTCCTGGTCGGACAACTCCTCAAAATCCATGCCCGCAAAATCCCCGCGCACGGCCGCGTCATAGGCGTCCAGGTAGGCAGGGTTGGTGAACCGGCGGCGGCCCAGGGTGCTGACCGCGGATGGTCCCAGCCCGAGGTAGTCGCGGCCTTCCCAATAGCCGCTGTTATGAACCGCCCGGTAGCCCATGCGCGCGAAATTGGAAATTTCATATTGCAGATACCCCAGGGACTCCAGCAGTTCCGCTCCATACACGAACATTTTGGACTGCTCCTGCTCCCCGGCCAGTTGCAAGTCCACCTCCGCGGACATGCGATGCAATTCCGTGCCTTCCTCAATGCTCAGGCCGTAGCAGGATAGATGTTCGGCCCCGAGTTTGGCCGCGGTTTTCAGTTGATCCAGCCAGTGCTTGAGCTTTTGTCGGGGCAATCCCCAGATGAAATCCAGGCTGATGTTGCCGAATCCGGCCTGACGCGCCATTCCATAGGCTTCCACGGCCATGCGCGCGGTATGCGGGCGGCCCAGGCGCACCAGATCCTCATCCGCGAGGCTTTGCACCCCCAGGGAGAGCCGGTTCACGCCCAGGGAAAGCAGCCCCCGAAACCAGCTTACATCCTGCGTGGACTCGGGATTGGCCTCCAGGGTGATTTCCGCTTCCGGTTCCAGCCAAAAATTATCCCGTAGCAGCCCGAGCACGTCGTCCAGGTCGGCCAGGGGCATGAGGCTGGGGGTTCCCCCGCCGAAATAGACCGTATCCAGCCGGACCCGGCCCAATCGCTCGGCCCAGAGAGGGATCTCGCGTTGCAGGGTTTGCAGGTACCAGGCATATGCTGCGGAGTCGAAGGCTTGGGAATGGAAGGAACAATACCGGCATTTGGACCGGCAAAACGGCACATGCACGTACAGCAGGAGCTTTTTGTCCGCGCATTCGCGTTGCACGGGAGCCGACGTTTGCGGCCGTTGGGGAGCGGGAGATTCGCCAAAGATTCGCGCCACGGCCTTTCCCCGTTGCTATTGCCCGTCCACAAGCGAGGCGACGCGCTGTCCGAGGATTTGGCCCAGGGCGTGGGCGCGCTCCAGGCTTTCCCGGTCGTCGCGCACACCGGCCTTGTCGAAGATGCGCAGTACGGCCAACTGGTCCAGCACCTCGTAGCCCAGGGCTTGCAAGGGGCGGGTCATGGCCTCCAGGGTCACGCCCATGTCGTCGGAGGATTCCTGCTCGCACACGGCCATGACCACGGCCACGCGTCCCTGTCCGGCCAGTCGGCTGCCCCAGGTCCGGGGCCGCGCCTGCATGTCGAAATCATAAAAGCAGTACAGCCGGTCGATGAACGCCTTCATCCAGGCCGTGACATTATAATTGTGGGTGGGACAGGCCAGGATCAACCCGTGAGCCGCCTGGACCCGGGGATAGAGCAGCTGCATGCCGTCCTGCAGGCGCGTACAGGCCTTGGCCGTGCGGCATTGCTCACAGCCCACGCAAGGATCGAAGCGATAGTCCGGCAGATGCGCGGCAAAGCCGGCAGCCCCGCCCTGCGCGGCGCCGTCCAGGGCGGCCCGCAGCAGCAAATCGGAATTGCCGCCCTTGCGCGGACTGCCCGAGCAGCCCAACACCGGCGTCAATCCGGAAACACACGAATCAGCCTCGGTACGGTCGGATGGGGTCATGACCCAGCTCCTTATGAAAGCGTTCCACCTCGCTGTAGAGACAACCGCAATATTGCTGACGGTAAATGCCCATGCGCTGGGATTCCTCAATGCCCCGTTGCCAACCCACGCGAAAATCCCGGTACAAAAACGGAACGCCCCGGGCGGCCAGATCACGGCCCAGCCCCCGGATGTCGTCGTGCCGCTGCTGTCTGGAATACAGCAATGTGGACGTGAAGGCCGCGAACCCGCCCCGCTTGGCGATCTGGGCGGCCCGCTCCAGGCGCATGCGGTAGCACAGCAGGCAACGGTTGGCCTCGCGGAACGTAATGTCCCGCATGTATCCCACGGGGTCGTATTCCTCGTCGCGCACAATGAGTTTGAATCCCATGCGTTCGGCCACTTCCAGCGCGCCGTCCCTGCGGCGCAGGTATTCGGAAAGGGGGTGGATGTTGGGATTGAGAAACAGGCCCGTGACCTCAAACCCCTCGTCGTGAAGCATCTCCACCGTAGCGATGGAGCAGGGACCGCAACAGACGTGAACCAGCACACGGTCACCCGGTGCGGGCCGTTCGATCTGTTTTACTGTGGCGGGATGCGGCATGGGCGGTCCTTTCTGCCATGCGCCCGCGCCGCCCGGAACCGGTCGGTTCCGAGGGACGCGCTTTGGCATGGCGGCATGGTCAGTCGCTGATGGGCCGATCCATGAGCAAATCTATGCGGGTTTCAAAGAGGCGTTCCAGCTCCAGCAGCTGTTCCCGCTTATGATTGAGCATGTAGAGCGCCAGTTCCTCGCCCAGACGCATGACCAGGGGCGAAGGATGGCCCGGCTTGCGCAACTGGCGGTACATGTCTTTGATGACCTGGAGGCACTGCCATTCCATGTTGCGACGCAGGCCCGTGCCG includes these proteins:
- the galE gene encoding UDP-glucose 4-epimerase GalE codes for the protein MCAVLITGGAGYIGSHVNKMLNARGVETVVLDSLVTGHADFLRWGRFVKGDLRDPSALERAFAGPRIHAVLHFASFIAVGESVADPNKYYHNNVAATLNLLDAMVRHEVPGLVFSSSASVYGEPEQELLDEAHPMRPLSPYARSKAMVEQMLADYHRAHGLASCRLRYFNAAGADPDGELGERHEPETHLIPLVLHTALGLRSHISIFGTDYPTPDGTCVRDYIHVHDLAQAHVLALDWLDRGETRAFNLGNGNGHSVREVVDAAREVTGRDIPVQEAARRPGDSPVLVASSKRARTELGWRPAHGDLESIIRSAWDWHRKDCRAPVRS
- the hemW gene encoding radical SAM family heme chaperone HemW → MARIFGESPAPQRPQTSAPVQRECADKKLLLYVHVPFCRSKCRYCSFHSQAFDSAAYAWYLQTLQREIPLWAERLGRVRLDTVYFGGGTPSLMPLADLDDVLGLLRDNFWLEPEAEITLEANPESTQDVSWFRGLLSLGVNRLSLGVQSLADEDLVRLGRPHTARMAVEAYGMARQAGFGNISLDFIWGLPRQKLKHWLDQLKTAAKLGAEHLSCYGLSIEEGTELHRMSAEVDLQLAGEQEQSKMFVYGAELLESLGYLQYEISNFARMGYRAVHNSGYWEGRDYLGLGPSAVSTLGRRRFTNPAYLDAYDAAVRGDFAGMDFEELSDQDRLVELVMLSLRTSQGLELARHRKLAGFDLMKRHERLIQALVQNRLVRINRGRLRLTKEGMAVSNVIISRLTEA
- a CDS encoding flavodoxin family protein, coding for MTPSDRTEADSCVSGLTPVLGCSGSPRKGGNSDLLLRAALDGAAQGGAAGFAAHLPDYRFDPCVGCEQCRTAKACTRLQDGMQLLYPRVQAAHGLILACPTHNYNVTAWMKAFIDRLYCFYDFDMQARPRTWGSRLAGQGRVAVVMAVCEQESSDDMGVTLEAMTRPLQALGYEVLDQLAVLRIFDKAGVRDDRESLERAHALGQILGQRVASLVDGQ
- a CDS encoding epoxyqueuosine reductase QueH, which gives rise to MPHPATVKQIERPAPGDRVLVHVCCGPCSIATVEMLHDEGFEVTGLFLNPNIHPLSEYLRRRDGALEVAERMGFKLIVRDEEYDPVGYMRDITFREANRCLLCYRMRLERAAQIAKRGGFAAFTSTLLYSRQQRHDDIRGLGRDLAARGVPFLYRDFRVGWQRGIEESQRMGIYRQQYCGCLYSEVERFHKELGHDPIRPYRG